From Trueperella pecoris, a single genomic window includes:
- a CDS encoding M3 family metallopeptidase — protein sequence MTNNPLLTTSTLPYMVPDWAAIKPEHIVPAVTELMEAERQEWERIATSTEPATAANTVDALEDAGLPLSLALNAAFTLMSSIGGDELDAVQSEILPLLSEHANSFRLDKRIYDRFAAIDLAGLDPETTRYVTEQLDQFKRSGIELNDADKARLREIDSELSSLEVEFSQRVIKAMDDNAAVFTDDADLAGLDEKRIEAARQEDGSYSFPLDNFTNQTLQVELTKPQARAAVLAASVSRGLGAHESSDTRELVLKIAGLRAQRAEMLGYPHHAQAVADAGMAKDSQAIVDLLGSVAPKALVAVERDRAKLEALAATDGVVLSASDYTYYQEKLRAELGLDDSALKPYLELTNVVEKGIFFAAEKLYGLTFKPRADIAGWVDSCKTWEVFDENGNGIALFQADFFRRKGKSGGAWMNSAVDGSAHDGLKPVILNNCNFAPPADGEPCLLTWDHVITVFHEFGHALHGMLSQTKYRSLGGTAVPRDFVELPSQLNEMWAYNPQVMASYARHYQTGEALPVDMADKLTAAATFGQAFATTEFLAAALVDQAWHRLGSSEVPTEVADFEDFEEKALKDFDIYHELVPPRYRSAYFAHTFGGGYDAGYYSYMWAEVLVGDLENWFRGEASLDGDGGLNRAAGRKLADELLSRGNSRDPMESFKAVRGRGPRAEALLERRGLA from the coding sequence ATGACGAATAATCCACTTCTGACCACATCCACCCTGCCCTACATGGTTCCCGACTGGGCGGCCATCAAACCCGAACATATCGTGCCGGCCGTCACGGAGCTCATGGAGGCCGAGCGCCAAGAATGGGAGCGGATTGCTACCAGCACCGAGCCGGCCACGGCCGCCAACACCGTCGACGCGCTGGAGGACGCCGGCCTCCCGCTCTCCCTCGCACTCAACGCCGCGTTCACGCTCATGAGCTCGATCGGTGGCGACGAGCTTGACGCAGTCCAGAGCGAAATCCTCCCATTGCTTTCCGAGCATGCCAACTCCTTCCGCTTGGACAAGCGCATCTACGATCGATTCGCCGCGATTGACCTCGCCGGGCTCGACCCGGAAACCACCCGTTACGTCACCGAGCAGCTCGACCAGTTCAAGCGCTCCGGCATCGAACTGAACGACGCCGACAAGGCCCGCCTGCGCGAAATCGACTCGGAATTGTCCTCTCTCGAGGTGGAATTCTCCCAGCGCGTCATCAAGGCCATGGACGACAACGCTGCGGTGTTCACCGACGACGCCGACCTGGCTGGCCTCGACGAAAAGCGCATTGAGGCGGCACGCCAGGAGGACGGAAGCTACAGCTTCCCGCTCGACAACTTCACCAACCAGACCCTGCAGGTCGAGCTCACCAAGCCGCAGGCGCGTGCAGCCGTCCTTGCCGCATCAGTCAGCCGCGGTCTGGGCGCGCACGAATCCTCCGATACCCGTGAACTCGTGCTTAAGATTGCGGGCCTACGCGCTCAGCGCGCCGAGATGCTCGGATACCCTCACCACGCACAAGCAGTCGCCGATGCGGGGATGGCCAAGGATTCGCAGGCCATCGTGGACCTTCTCGGCTCCGTCGCACCGAAGGCCCTGGTGGCAGTTGAGAGAGACCGTGCCAAGCTCGAGGCGCTTGCCGCCACCGACGGCGTCGTGCTCAGCGCCTCCGACTACACCTACTACCAAGAGAAGCTACGCGCCGAACTCGGCCTCGATGACTCGGCGCTCAAGCCGTACCTCGAGCTGACGAACGTCGTGGAAAAAGGCATCTTCTTCGCAGCCGAAAAGCTCTACGGTCTGACCTTCAAGCCGCGGGCCGACATCGCCGGCTGGGTCGATAGCTGCAAGACCTGGGAAGTCTTCGATGAAAACGGCAACGGAATCGCGCTCTTCCAGGCTGATTTTTTCCGACGCAAGGGTAAGTCGGGCGGCGCGTGGATGAACTCCGCGGTGGACGGCTCAGCCCACGACGGCCTCAAGCCCGTCATTCTTAACAACTGCAACTTCGCGCCGCCCGCCGACGGCGAGCCCTGTCTACTGACCTGGGATCACGTCATCACCGTCTTCCACGAGTTCGGCCACGCGCTCCACGGAATGCTGTCCCAGACGAAGTACCGCAGCCTAGGCGGCACCGCGGTCCCCCGTGACTTCGTCGAACTTCCCTCCCAGCTCAACGAAATGTGGGCATACAACCCGCAGGTGATGGCGTCCTACGCACGGCACTACCAGACGGGCGAGGCGCTCCCGGTCGACATGGCAGACAAGCTCACGGCCGCCGCGACCTTCGGCCAGGCCTTCGCCACCACCGAGTTCCTTGCCGCCGCCCTCGTCGACCAAGCATGGCACCGACTCGGATCGTCCGAAGTTCCCACCGAAGTGGCCGACTTCGAAGATTTCGAGGAAAAGGCTCTCAAGGACTTCGACATCTACCACGAGCTCGTTCCGCCGCGTTACCGTTCGGCGTACTTCGCCCACACCTTCGGCGGCGGCTACGACGCCGGCTACTACTCGTACATGTGGGCCGAAGTCCTCGTCGGCGACCTCGAGAACTGGTTCCGTGGCGAGGCTTCCCTCGACGGCGACGGCGGGCTGAACCGTGCTGCCGGTCGCAAACTCGCCGACGAGCTCCTCTCACGCGGCAACTCGCGCGACCCGATGGAATCATTCAAGGCCGTTCGCGGCCGCGGCCCACGCGCCGAGGCTCTGCTCGAGCGCCGCGGGCTGGCCTAG
- a CDS encoding GRP family sugar transporter: MDILLALTPVLFMGPLGIALALVGGTIRQQTAGELAGALIVATIALPFLNPQWTAVSFWVPFAGGVTCAIGIAMQLYSFRLVGVSRTMPISTGLQIIITGLGGVILFNEWATPIGTILGLGAMAMIIVGIALTSYSEHDHVDHATIDPAATIDEDDPSGGVSAKVVDKATMRKGLIVNVVAAFLLCGYMVWMRWEAIDYHEFIFPLALGMAVGAFGVALAWRDGHPLFDRTFLKLLLIPGLMFGVGVMLMQVANQVVGVATGFTLSQVGVVVSVFGGIVWLHESKTRKELAASWLGVLLVLVGAALIGYTKSLV; this comes from the coding sequence GTGGATATCCTTCTTGCACTGACTCCCGTCCTCTTCATGGGCCCGCTCGGCATCGCTCTCGCGTTGGTCGGCGGAACGATTCGCCAGCAGACAGCGGGAGAGCTCGCGGGCGCGCTCATCGTTGCAACGATTGCGTTGCCGTTCCTCAACCCGCAATGGACCGCGGTGTCCTTCTGGGTGCCTTTTGCGGGCGGCGTGACCTGCGCGATCGGCATCGCCATGCAGCTGTATTCGTTCCGGCTCGTGGGCGTCTCGCGCACGATGCCGATTTCCACGGGGCTGCAGATCATCATCACGGGCCTGGGAGGCGTCATCCTCTTTAACGAATGGGCCACGCCGATCGGCACGATTCTGGGATTGGGAGCGATGGCCATGATCATTGTGGGCATTGCGCTGACCAGCTACTCGGAGCACGACCACGTGGACCATGCGACGATCGACCCGGCAGCCACGATCGATGAAGACGATCCGAGCGGCGGCGTTTCTGCGAAGGTCGTCGATAAGGCAACCATGCGCAAGGGCCTCATCGTCAATGTGGTGGCAGCCTTCTTACTCTGTGGGTACATGGTGTGGATGCGCTGGGAGGCTATCGACTACCACGAGTTCATATTCCCGTTGGCGTTGGGCATGGCGGTGGGCGCGTTCGGCGTCGCGCTCGCGTGGCGCGATGGCCATCCGTTGTTCGACCGCACGTTCCTCAAACTCCTGCTCATCCCGGGCTTGATGTTCGGGGTTGGGGTGATGCTCATGCAGGTTGCCAACCAAGTGGTGGGCGTAGCAACCGGTTTCACGCTCTCACAGGTGGGCGTAGTGGTCTCGGTCTTTGGCGGAATCGTTTGGCTGCACGAGTCAAAGACTC